Within Desulfolithobacter dissulfuricans, the genomic segment GCTTACCTGTATCTCTGTGTTTTTACTTAGCCATCTTTGAAAAAGAAACTGACTTTTTACGAGTTTATACTCTCTAAGTACCCGTTTTTTGTTTCGGTCCTCGACAGGGTCCACTTCGATGGTTATATAATTTTTCAGAGTACCGTCATGTCGCGCGGATACCCTGGAATTTACCGGATCCATCAAGGGAAAGGAGGAGAGGTATGACACGGATGCCTGCTGTTGCCGACCAGTTTTATCCCGGAGATCCGGTGGCGCTGCGCCGGACCCTGGACGAGCTGATTCCATCGGTCAGGGAAAAAACCGGAGCACTGGCCGTTATTTCGCCCCATGCGGGCTATGTGTATTCCGGGGCTGTGGCCGGGGCGACCTTTGCCCGGGTGAACATACCCCGGACCGCGGTTATCCTGGGGCCGAATCATCACGGCCGGGGCGAACCGCTGGCCCTCGGGGTGACGGACTGGAGCATGCCGCTGGGTCCGGTGCCTGTCGAGCGCCAGCTGGCGGTTTCCATCCTGCGTCGTTCCGAGGTGATTGTCGATGACGATATCGCCCACCGCTACGAGCACTCCCTGGAAGTTCAGGTCCCGTTCCTGCAGTACTTCCGGGAAGATCTCAGTATCGTGCCCATCTGTGCCTCCCATGTTTCCTACGCTGTCTGCGAGCAGGCGGCCCGTGACCTGGCCCTGGGTATCCGGGATTTCGGAGAGCCGGTCCTGCTGGTGGCCAGCACCGACATGACCCACTATGAGCCGCGGGAGAGTGCGAGCCGCAAGGACAGTGTGGCCCTGCAACGGATCCTGGCCCTGGATCCCGCAGGGCTCTACGAGACCGTGCTCGCCAATCGGATCTCCATGTGCGGGGTTATTCCCACCACCATTGTCCTGCTCACCGCCATCGAACTGGGGGCAAGCCGGGTCGAGCTGGTCCGGTATACCGATTCCGGAGAGGTCAGCGGCGATACCTCCCAGGTCGTGGGCTATGCGGGGCTGGTGATCCGCTGAGTTGGCCGGCAATCAACACCGTAAAGTGGTTGTTCGGTAAAGGACAGGGGGTGGCTGGTGTCCCGTTGCGCCGGCGCACCATGTGGCCGGCCTGACAGCGCAGCCACAGGCTCTGGAAAAAATGAGCGCTGTATCAGGGTAAAGATATCAGGACCGGTGAATTTTGCTTGACATCGGGAGCCAATAACTCTATTTTCTTGTCCACCTTCCCGGCGAGCTGGGGGATGGTCTAAGGGTAAGACGGCAGACTCTGACTCTGCTTATCGGGGTTCGAATCCCTGTCCCCCAGCCAGTTTTTTCTCCATATCTGTTTTTCTTTTTTCCCCTGAAGATGCTCCTTGCTGAAGCAACTGTGCTGTTTGCCGCGTCCGGCCTCGTTCAGCGTAGTGGTCGTACTGTTCCCGCGTAAGACCTCACAGGCCCCCCATCTTTGAGCGGTCGCGTCTGTCCGCATAGAGGGGGGGCTATAGCGGCCAGCCACGACTACTCAAATATGAGGCGCCTGAGAGGTCTTACATTATTTCCCTTGAAATATCAGTCTGGTGCGAACCCTGTGATGGGTTACGGCTTTATGCACCGTCAGGAACGGGTAACAGAAGAAAAAGAAAAAAAGAATAAAAAAAGGGACCCGAACACCTGTCCGGGTCCCTTTTAGTTTGCCCGGCATGGCGGGCAAACCCAGCCTGTGTTAAGCAGGCGTCACCCTGACCAGGGGGAAGACAATCCGAATCGTAAGGGCGTTGCTGGTAACGGCAGGGTCTGAAGGAAGCGATAGGAAGTGAGCGGCACATAGCGCAAGCGAACCTGATTCGGCGTATCAGGAGGGTAAGCGTCCTAAATAGCGCGAAGCCCGATACCTGGTCAGTCCTGATACGTGATTGAGGATGTGGTCGCTCACAGGGAGTTCGCCTTAACCGGGGAAGCCTTGCACTGTTTCCGCATTAAGCGGAAAAAGAGAAGCACAAGGAGAAATCCAAGGCGGATCGAAGCGGTGTGAGGTGGCAGATGATTCCGTAGTAGTGATGAAATTCCGGCCTGTGAAGCCTGGTAACAGTGTGGAGGATAAAACCGGGATGACCCAACGGCCTGGTTCGTTGGGGGCAGTTATGAGCCAAAAGCCATATCTGTTGCGAAGGGATGAAGTTTATTTGAAGGTTTTCCGGAATCTATGGACACCTGGCAGACTGAACACAAGCCGTCCGACGGGACGGGGCACGCTATCGGCGGTATGCCGTGACAGGTCCTCTGCCGATTTTGGCCGTTCATCGGAGTAGATGGGAGTGTTGATCGTATATTGCCCATGAGGATAGAAAGCGGTCGCGCCCATTGAAGAACCGAAGTCTCCACGTGGAAATAGAGGAAGGGAAACGCAGGACAGGAGCATGGTTGACGTCTGGTACAGCCTATATGATCGAATGCTGAGCCGGGAGAACCTGGTCAAGGCATTCTACAAGGTGAAATCCTCGAAAGGAGCTGCCGGTATAGACGGCCAGTCCATCGATGATTTTGCCGGATCACTTGCGACCAATATCGATCATCTCCTGACGGAACTGCAGGACAAGAGCTACCAGCCGCTGGCCGTGCGACGGGTGGAGATCCCGAAGCCGAACGGCGGGAAACGGCTACTCGGCATACCTGCAGTCCGTGACCGTGTGGTACAGCAGGCCCTGCTGGATATACTTCAACCAATATTTGACCGCGATTTCCATCCGTCGAGCTACGGCTACCGTCCTGGTCGGAGTTGTCACCAGGCAATCAGCAAAGCCACGATGTTCATCCGGACGTACGAGCGGAAATGGGTAGTGGACATGGATCTGTCGAAATGCTTCGACACGTTGAACCATGACCTGATCCTTGCCTCGTTCCGTCGCCGGGTCAGCGATGGAAGTATTCTTGGTCTGCTGGAGAAGTTTTTGAAAAGCGGTGTTCTGACAGGAGATGGTTGGCAGGCCAGCGAGGTCGGCAGTCCGCAGGGCGGAGTTATCAGCCCGTTGATTGCCAACGTATACCTTGATTCCTTCGATCAGTTTATGAAGAATCGTGGCCACCGCATCGTCCGCTATGCGGACGACATCCTGATCCTGTGCCAGTCAAAGAGCGCAGCCGAAAATGCACTGAACCAGGCCAGTCGTTATCTTGAAGAAGAACTGCTGTTGACCGTCAACCAGGAAAAGACCCATATAAGCCACAGCCTCAAAGGGATTAAATTTCTTGGAGTTTGTATCCACTCCGTGATGACCCGAATACAGCGAGGCAAGGTGAGGGCCTTCAAGGCAAAGGTCAAGGCGATGACCCGGCGTAACTCCCCGGTGAACCTTGAGAAGGTGATAGCCGACCTCAACCGGTTGCTGAGGGGTTTTGCCAACTACTTTCGGATAGCGAACTGCAAGGGTGAGTTTTCTCGGCTGATGAGGTGGATCAGAAGACGGCTGCGTGCTGTTCAGTTGAAGCTGTGGAAAAAGCCGTGCAGGCTACACCGCAGACTGAGACAGCTGGGCTATAGAGGAGAGTTCAAAAGTATCAAGATGAACTCCTGGGCCAATGCAGCAAGTCCACTGAGCCATTATGCCCTTCCCAACAGCTGCCTGCATGGGGAAATGGGGCTCTTTGACCTCGCATCTGTACAGACCGGAATTTCTGTTTCAGTATGAAGGAAAAATAAACAGGAGCCGTATACGAGGCCCGTACGTACGGTTCTGTGAGAGGGATGAGGCAAGCTTAATTACCTTGCCTCACCCTACTCGATTTTTTCATGGTGGGCGAGGCGGGATTCGAACCCGCGGCCTCTGGCTTCGGAGGCCAGCACTCTATCCAGCTGAGCTACCCGCCCATACAGTCTGACTGTCTGTCAAGACGGGGCCTACCTTACTTGGTCGCCTGTTTTTTTTCAACCTAAATCCTGCAGTCGTCATGCGGTCAGGCCGCATCACTGTTCGTGCACCGAGAACGACGAAACAGGTGCAGATACAAGGAGGCGAGCCGGTTTCGGCGCAGGCGTACTGTTGGTACGTCGAGCACGAAACCGGTGAAGTCGACGCCGTAGATGTGCCTGTTTCGACGTTCGAATGCCGGACAGCTGCAGGGTTTAGGTTCAAGAGTTCTTTGTGTCCAGTGACTCCATGTATTCGTCCCATTCCACCGGCAGGGAGTTTTTTTTACGGATATTGCACTCCTTGCAGCAGGGAACAAGGTTATCCTTGGTGGAACGACCACCCCGGGACAGGGGGATTATGTGATCCATGGTCAGGTTTTTGAACCCCACCTTGCGGCGACAGTAATAACAGGTTCCAGAGCTGGTCTTCTGCTGCCACCACCTGGTCTTGCGCAGGCTGCGTGCTTTATTCCGCTCTGCCCGGATAACGGCCTCGTCAATGCCGTCAAGTCCATAGAAATCCATTTTTTGTCCTGTCGGTCCTTAAAAAAATTTTTCTGATTACCATCAATCTTCAGCATTGAAACCGGTGTCGACCTCTCCCGTTTCACGGGACGCCATAAACCCGTCCCTGGGGGCTTGACTGTGGCCATCCAGGCCACAGACACCCGTGAAACGGGTGAGGCCGACACCTTCAGGTATCGGTGGCTGAATTTCAGTGGTAATCACAAAAATTTTTCACTCTGCGCTGTACTGTTTATATTTGTAACTCATCACAGGGTACACACCAGGCTGAAATCGTAAAGGAAAAATGCAAGTCGTCTCAGGCGCTCGATCTTCCGTCCCGAATCTGATACCTGCAGCTTTCCTAGTGCCTGTCCAGAAATGGTATTTTCGCCCGATTTCTGCGTCGCTACGAAAAATAAAAATGCTCACATATGACTGATATGCTGCGCTTTTTATTTTTCTATGCTCCTTGAACTCGAACAAAAATCCTCATTTCTGGACAGGCACTTCCTAAGGACATAACTCTCCCAGGAGAATCCTCCGGGCAGCACCGACCAGGTAGAGGGAGCCACCAATGCAGATCAGCTCCCCCGGGCCTGCCAGTTCCATGGCCATGTCCAGGGCCTCTGCAACCGATTCGGCTGACCGTGTTTTATCACGCATTTCCGGGGGCAGGGCATCGGCCAGCTGCTCGGAGGTGGCCGAGCGTTCGCTTTCAGGCCGGGTGAAGATAATGGTCCGGGCCAGCGGGGCGATAACCTCCAGTGTCTGGCCAAGATCCTTATCTGCCATGGCGCCCCACACAAGAATGAGGCCGCAGTGGGAGAATTCCTCGTCCAGGGCCTGACGCAGCGCCTCCACACCGGCCGGATTATGGGCTCCATCGAGAAGGAAATGATGGGCGCCCTCCGGGACCGGGCCGGAAAGGAAGATTCTGCCGTCCCGGTGGCGCCAGAATTCCTCCAACCGACCGGGCCAGCGGGTGGCTGCCAGGCCGGCGCGGATATGTTCGTCCCGGACGTTAAACCCGTTCTTCCCAAGCAGCTGGATTGTAGCCAGGGCCATGGCCGCGTTGTCGACCTGGTAACCGCCTTTCATGGCCAGCGGTAGATCATCCAGCTGCGTCCCGTCCGGGCCGAGGTATTGCCATCTGCGGCTTCGTCGGTCGGTCAGCCGGCCATGGAAATCACGGCCGGCGAGGTACAGGGGAGCTGATCTGGCGTTGCAGGTCTCCTCCATCACCGCCAGCGGTTCCCTGTCTGCGACACCGCAGACCACCGGAATTCCCTGCTTGATGATGCCGGCCTTTTCCCGGGCCACCTGGGTCAGGGTGGTGCCCAGGTACTGTTCATGGTCCATGGAGACATTGGTGATCACCGAGACCAGCGGCGTGACCACGTTGGTGGCATCGAGCCGGCCGCCCATGCCCACCTCGAGGATGGCCAGATCCACCCTCTGCTCGGCGAACCAGCCCAGGGCCAGGGCAGTGGTGAACTCGAAATAGGTGATCTGGCTACCGTCGAGGACATCCCTGATCCGGGTGGCCTGGCGGGCAAATTCCTGTTCGCTTATGAACCGGTCGCCGATGCGGAACCGTTCGCGCACGCAGCTTAAGTGGGGTGAGGTGTAGAAGCCTACCCTGTACCCTGCCCGGGTGAGGATGGTGGTCAGGGTGGCCCCCACCGAGCCCTTGCCGTTGGTGCCGCCGATGTGGATGCAGGCAAGTTCCTGCTGCGGGTTGTCCAGCCGGTCCAGGAAGTCGTGCATGGCATCCAGGCCCAATTTTATCTTGAAAAACTGCAGCTGGTCCAGGAAGGTCCAGGCGTCGTTGTAGTTCATGGTCGGTTTTAAGGTTTTGTGATTACCATCAATCTTCAGCATTGAAACCGGTGTCGGGCCTCGCTTGTTTCACGGGACGCCATAAACCCGTCCCTGGGGGCTTGACTGTGGCCATCCAGGCCACAGACACCCGTGCAACAAGCAAGCCCCGACACCTTCATCCATCGAAGGCTGAATTTTAGTGGTAATCAGATAAGGTTTTTCTCTCTACAGCTTGGGGTCCAGTTTGGCGTAATCAAGATGGAGGATTTTGTCACCGTGGCGGTCAAAGGAAACCTCCACCCGCCTGGGGCCGGGGATATCCTTGATCCGGCCCTGGCCAAAGAAGGGGTGCTGGACCACCATACCCACCTCGAACTTGACCGGGCCGCCTGCTTTCCTGCCGGCCGGTCGTGCCGGGGGAATCGGCGTGCTCTCCATGGTGTGTCGTCGGGGTGATGTTTCCCTGTTGTCGTAGAGTCCCGGCTCTATCTCCCGCAGAAAAGGTGACATACCGGTCCGGGTCATTTTGCGGTCCGGGGTGACCAGCTCCCTGGGATAGGTGAGAAAGAGCTGTTTTCTGGCCCGGGTGGCGGCCACGTACAGGAGCCGCCGCTCCTCCTCCCAGGCCTCGCCCGGGACCGCGCTCTGGTGCGGGAAACGTCCCTGGGCCAGGCCCATCACAAAGACCACGTCCCATTCCAGTCCCTTGGCCGAGTGAATGGTGGAGAGGACCAGCCGGTCCTGGATCTCGCTGCCGGCTGACGACGACGCGGATTCGGGCGGGTCCAGGGTAGTGTCATCGACAAAGGATCGCAGATCACCGTAGCCGCTGATAAGCACCTTGACCTGGTCGAGTTCCTTGCGTCGTTTGGGATAGTCATCGTAATAGATCTTTTCAAAAATCGGCTCATAATATTCCATGACCAGGTCAAACTGGCCACCCGGGCTCAGGTCCGGCCGCCGCAGCTCGGAAAAAAGTCGGGTGAGCCGCTCAAATCCTGCCTGCCAGCCCCGGGCCGGCCTGTACCTGGTCAGGGCCTCGATGGGATCGTCGGCCTGTTTGATGGTGGCCAGTATCTTCTGGGCTGTTTTGGGCCCCACCTTGTCCAGCTGGAGAAGTATACGGTTCCAGGAGAGATGATCCCACGGGTTGACCACCACCCTGAGGAAGGAGAGCGCATCCTTGATATGGGACGATTCAGTCAGCTTGAGGCCGCCCCGTTTTTCATATTCCACCATGGAGGAGGTCAGCTCCATTTCCAGCTTGTAAGAGTGAAAACCGGAACGGAACAGGACCGCGATTTCGCTGATATCGGTACCACCTGCGGTTAACTCCCGGATGGTCTGGACAATGAAACGGGCCTCGCTGCTTTCATTGCGGGCCCCGAAGACCACCGGTCGGGTTCCGCCCTCCCGGGAGGTGAACAGCTC encodes:
- a CDS encoding HNH endonuclease gives rise to the protein MDFYGLDGIDEAVIRAERNKARSLRKTRWWQQKTSSGTCYYCRRKVGFKNLTMDHIIPLSRGGRSTKDNLVPCCKECNIRKKNSLPVEWDEYMESLDTKNS
- a CDS encoding bifunctional folylpolyglutamate synthase/dihydrofolate synthase, with amino-acid sequence MLKIDGNHKTLKPTMNYNDAWTFLDQLQFFKIKLGLDAMHDFLDRLDNPQQELACIHIGGTNGKGSVGATLTTILTRAGYRVGFYTSPHLSCVRERFRIGDRFISEQEFARQATRIRDVLDGSQITYFEFTTALALGWFAEQRVDLAILEVGMGGRLDATNVVTPLVSVITNVSMDHEQYLGTTLTQVAREKAGIIKQGIPVVCGVADREPLAVMEETCNARSAPLYLAGRDFHGRLTDRRSRRWQYLGPDGTQLDDLPLAMKGGYQVDNAAMALATIQLLGKNGFNVRDEHIRAGLAATRWPGRLEEFWRHRDGRIFLSGPVPEGAHHFLLDGAHNPAGVEALRQALDEEFSHCGLILVWGAMADKDLGQTLEVIAPLARTIIFTRPESERSATSEQLADALPPEMRDKTRSAESVAEALDMAMELAGPGELICIGGSLYLVGAARRILLGELCP
- the ltrA gene encoding group II intron reverse transcriptase/maturase — protein: MVDVWYSLYDRMLSRENLVKAFYKVKSSKGAAGIDGQSIDDFAGSLATNIDHLLTELQDKSYQPLAVRRVEIPKPNGGKRLLGIPAVRDRVVQQALLDILQPIFDRDFHPSSYGYRPGRSCHQAISKATMFIRTYERKWVVDMDLSKCFDTLNHDLILASFRRRVSDGSILGLLEKFLKSGVLTGDGWQASEVGSPQGGVISPLIANVYLDSFDQFMKNRGHRIVRYADDILILCQSKSAAENALNQASRYLEEELLLTVNQEKTHISHSLKGIKFLGVCIHSVMTRIQRGKVRAFKAKVKAMTRRNSPVNLEKVIADLNRLLRGFANYFRIANCKGEFSRLMRWIRRRLRAVQLKLWKKPCRLHRRLRQLGYRGEFKSIKMNSWANAASPLSHYALPNSCLHGEMGLFDLASVQTGISVSV
- the amrB gene encoding AmmeMemoRadiSam system protein B; the encoded protein is MTRMPAVADQFYPGDPVALRRTLDELIPSVREKTGALAVISPHAGYVYSGAVAGATFARVNIPRTAVILGPNHHGRGEPLALGVTDWSMPLGPVPVERQLAVSILRRSEVIVDDDIAHRYEHSLEVQVPFLQYFREDLSIVPICASHVSYAVCEQAARDLALGIRDFGEPVLLVASTDMTHYEPRESASRKDSVALQRILALDPAGLYETVLANRISMCGVIPTTIVLLTAIELGASRVELVRYTDSGEVSGDTSQVVGYAGLVIR
- a CDS encoding ATP-dependent helicase, which codes for MQGGTPYGTTVAMQRELFPDPGSPCSPDPASVISREVLNEAQFAAVTHGEGPVLVIAGAGSGKTRTLVYRMAHLIRQGVEPESILLLTFTRRAAEEMMWRAGQLTGQSCQRIMGGTFHATANMLLRRYGHHLGFGSGFTIIDRGDGEGIINLLKSSLGLAGAGKRFPSKRVIMNILSGSINRAIPIEDLIFEQYIHLSEFVEDIHTIRRHYAQFKLDHGLMDYDDLLVNWQRLLAESEEARHEICSRFQHILVDEYQDTNLIQAEIVRLLATEHDNVMVVGDDAQSIYSFRGADFYNIMRFPEQFPGTRIIKLEENYRSTQPILSLTNAIIEKAQQKFTKELFTSREGGTRPVVFGARNESSEARFIVQTIRELTAGGTDISEIAVLFRSGFHSYKLEMELTSSMVEYEKRGGLKLTESSHIKDALSFLRVVVNPWDHLSWNRILLQLDKVGPKTAQKILATIKQADDPIEALTRYRPARGWQAGFERLTRLFSELRRPDLSPGGQFDLVMEYYEPIFEKIYYDDYPKRRKELDQVKVLISGYGDLRSFVDDTTLDPPESASSSAGSEIQDRLVLSTIHSAKGLEWDVVFVMGLAQGRFPHQSAVPGEAWEEERRLLYVAATRARKQLFLTYPRELVTPDRKMTRTGMSPFLREIEPGLYDNRETSPRRHTMESTPIPPARPAGRKAGGPVKFEVGMVVQHPFFGQGRIKDIPGPRRVEVSFDRHGDKILHLDYAKLDPKL